A stretch of the Marinobacter sp. JH2 genome encodes the following:
- the prpR gene encoding propionate catabolism operon regulatory protein PrpR — protein sequence MATGPHKPRIIALINHLTFDGHPSKLTLTLNEILPRYEQQADIQIVETSVDKLLATAKSIEREQRADILICSSASAEFLRKKISITILSFRMGEYDLIRAINLARERGTKAGILTHQRTLKELEEMSSLFTVEVSQAVYTSLQEAREKVRTLVDQGYRVIIGSPTVVELAEAAGAEGVFAINADAVRLTLDDALAICHSRAAEAQKHRRIHAVLKNLSEGVIALDATGKVFSVNNSMNTLLQPDQPISIGDRAAEHFPDININGVLTKGTAIESHLSLRGSQRLAISVLPIMEDGQIDGAILTCQEIREIQRAERRLRSQSRPSHFIAKYHFEQLTGEEQAFQQAIQLAKLYAHSNSTVLITGETGTGKELFAQSIHNASSRQQMPFVAINCAAFPETLLESELFGYDEGAFTGTRKGGKPGLFEAAHNGTIFLDEIGDMPIHLQTRLLRVLQERQVLRLGGSEPTPINIRVIAATHRDLKQEIANNRFREDLFYRLNILRISVPPLRKRASDIPLLSKLLARNLAAGNTDQEQAANDILNTLMPRLMNHQWSGNIRELENLIERAFLMSQFPGESKPLEALFPELFSVPKEHHAINTPKESLHNFGKAAEITLIQETLDAHDGDMARTARALGISRSTLWRRLRQPQTKTQN from the coding sequence ATGGCCACAGGACCCCACAAACCGCGCATCATCGCTCTGATCAACCATCTCACTTTCGACGGTCATCCGAGCAAGTTAACGCTGACGCTGAACGAAATACTGCCTCGCTATGAACAACAAGCGGATATACAGATTGTCGAGACATCGGTCGATAAACTACTTGCAACGGCCAAATCAATAGAGCGGGAACAGCGCGCGGACATACTGATCTGCTCCAGTGCATCTGCGGAGTTTTTGCGGAAGAAAATTTCTATCACCATTCTCTCGTTCAGGATGGGTGAGTACGACCTTATCCGCGCCATCAACCTTGCCCGGGAGCGCGGCACCAAAGCCGGCATTCTTACGCACCAGCGTACCTTGAAAGAGCTTGAGGAAATGTCCTCACTATTTACGGTCGAGGTTTCACAGGCTGTCTACACCTCGCTACAGGAAGCTCGCGAAAAAGTCCGCACGCTTGTTGATCAAGGCTATCGCGTAATAATCGGCTCCCCTACCGTGGTTGAGCTGGCGGAAGCCGCTGGCGCAGAAGGTGTCTTCGCAATAAATGCTGACGCAGTTCGCCTGACACTCGATGATGCGCTCGCGATATGCCACAGCCGCGCAGCCGAAGCCCAAAAACACCGGCGCATTCATGCGGTTCTGAAAAATCTTAGTGAAGGGGTCATTGCACTGGACGCGACAGGCAAAGTCTTTTCCGTTAACAACAGCATGAACACCCTGCTACAACCTGATCAGCCAATCTCCATCGGAGATCGCGCCGCCGAACACTTCCCCGACATCAATATAAATGGCGTGCTGACAAAGGGAACCGCGATTGAAAGCCACCTGAGCCTTAGAGGAAGCCAGCGCCTGGCCATTAGCGTACTTCCTATTATGGAAGACGGGCAGATAGACGGAGCAATACTGACATGTCAGGAAATACGGGAAATCCAGCGCGCGGAGCGTCGATTGCGCTCCCAAAGTCGCCCAAGCCATTTCATTGCCAAATATCACTTTGAACAACTGACCGGCGAGGAACAGGCATTTCAGCAAGCGATCCAGCTGGCAAAATTGTACGCCCACTCCAACTCGACTGTGTTAATTACCGGCGAGACCGGCACTGGCAAAGAGCTGTTTGCCCAAAGCATTCATAACGCCAGCAGCAGACAACAGATGCCATTCGTTGCGATTAACTGTGCGGCTTTCCCTGAAACCCTGCTTGAAAGCGAACTGTTTGGGTATGACGAAGGGGCATTTACCGGCACCCGCAAAGGCGGGAAACCGGGGCTGTTCGAGGCAGCACACAACGGCACTATTTTCCTCGATGAGATTGGCGATATGCCGATTCATCTCCAGACTCGCTTGCTTCGAGTTTTACAAGAGCGTCAGGTACTCCGTCTTGGTGGCTCCGAGCCCACCCCCATCAATATCAGAGTCATTGCGGCCACCCACAGGGATCTGAAACAAGAAATCGCCAATAACCGGTTTCGTGAAGACCTTTTCTACCGTCTTAACATCCTCAGAATATCGGTACCGCCCTTGCGCAAGCGCGCCTCCGATATCCCACTACTCTCCAAACTGCTAGCCAGAAACCTCGCCGCGGGAAATACCGACCAGGAACAGGCGGCTAATGACATACTGAATACACTCATGCCTCGCCTGATGAACCACCAGTGGAGCGGCAATATTCGTGAACTTGAAAACCTGATAGAGCGCGCCTTTTTAATGAGCCAGTTCCCTGGCGAATCGAAACCACTTGAAGCCCTGTTTCCAGAGCTGTTCTCAGTACCTAAAGAGCATCACGCAATAAACACTCCAAAGGAAAGCCTGCACAATTTCGGCAAAGCCGCCGAGATAACGCTCATCCAGGAAACCCTCGACGCCCACGATGGCGATATGGCAAGAACTGCAAGAGCGCTGGGCATTAGCCGGTCGACCCTCTGGCGAAGGCTTCGCCAGCCCCAAACCAAAACTCAAAACTGA
- a CDS encoding long-chain fatty acid--CoA ligase, whose amino-acid sequence MKGLMMDAPLSITTIMSHAEMIAAENKLISRGKNGDITRLTYHDAFVRVAKLANALDRLELAPEARVGTLAWNDHRHFELHYAIPCTGRICHTINPKLFKEQVKFIINDAQNEALFIDPEFIPVIEAMQSDLPSVKHWVALCSANNLPQSTLPNLQAYESLLNREQDSYDWPTLDENRASNLCYTSGTTGDPKGVLGSHRSIVLQCMSQNMASQLGLTSEDVVMPLVPMFHVNAWCMPYSAPMAGAALVLPGPQVSDAQAMTDLINQEQVTFSLAVPTLWSGINQFLNATSTRIPSLDRGVIGGAAGALKLYDEMDRHGVRLENGWGMTELSPIGSYNRYLPEHNRLPEAARADQRLKSGRPLFGIQMRIVDEDGNTLPHDGETTGVLEIRGPWACSAYYGKSREHDWFNTGDVATIDPLGYMRITDRVKDVIKSGGEWISSIEIENAIMAHPGVCEAVVIGVAHQHWSERPLLVVVPEDSYPSLTPDLLLSFLEGKIPKWWIPNACEFVDTLPHTATGKVSKKMLRENFNRYQWA is encoded by the coding sequence TTGAAAGGTTTAATGATGGATGCCCCTCTTAGCATCACAACAATAATGTCTCATGCGGAAATGATCGCCGCAGAGAACAAGCTGATTTCCCGCGGTAAAAATGGCGACATAACCAGGCTGACCTACCACGACGCCTTCGTTCGAGTAGCCAAACTGGCAAACGCACTGGACCGTCTGGAACTCGCCCCCGAAGCAAGAGTCGGCACTCTTGCCTGGAATGACCATCGGCATTTCGAGCTGCACTACGCTATCCCCTGTACTGGCCGTATCTGTCACACCATCAACCCGAAACTGTTCAAGGAGCAGGTCAAATTTATTATTAACGACGCACAGAACGAAGCATTGTTCATCGACCCGGAATTCATTCCGGTCATCGAAGCGATGCAAAGCGACCTTCCCTCAGTAAAACACTGGGTAGCGCTATGCTCAGCCAACAACCTGCCTCAGAGCACCTTACCGAATCTGCAAGCCTATGAGAGCCTGCTCAACCGGGAACAGGATAGCTATGACTGGCCCACTCTGGATGAAAACCGCGCCAGCAACCTGTGCTATACGTCTGGCACCACGGGCGACCCCAAAGGGGTATTGGGAAGTCATCGAAGTATTGTTTTGCAATGCATGTCACAAAACATGGCGAGCCAACTGGGCCTTACATCCGAAGACGTTGTAATGCCCCTGGTACCCATGTTTCACGTCAATGCCTGGTGCATGCCTTACAGCGCCCCCATGGCAGGAGCGGCTCTGGTACTGCCTGGTCCACAGGTATCGGACGCACAGGCGATGACTGATCTCATCAACCAGGAGCAAGTTACTTTCTCTCTCGCCGTTCCGACACTCTGGAGTGGCATTAACCAGTTCCTGAATGCCACCAGCACTCGCATCCCAAGCCTTGACAGAGGCGTTATCGGAGGCGCTGCAGGCGCACTAAAACTGTATGACGAAATGGATCGCCATGGCGTCAGACTGGAAAACGGTTGGGGTATGACAGAACTCAGCCCTATCGGAAGCTACAACCGCTACCTACCTGAACACAATCGACTTCCCGAAGCGGCCCGGGCAGACCAGCGCCTGAAATCTGGGCGTCCATTATTCGGAATTCAGATGCGCATCGTTGATGAAGACGGGAATACCTTACCCCACGACGGAGAAACAACCGGCGTTCTGGAAATCCGCGGTCCATGGGCATGCAGCGCCTACTATGGCAAATCCCGGGAGCATGACTGGTTCAATACCGGCGACGTAGCAACCATTGACCCCTTAGGGTATATGCGCATCACAGACAGGGTAAAAGACGTAATCAAATCCGGAGGGGAATGGATCAGTTCCATCGAAATTGAAAATGCGATCATGGCACACCCCGGGGTTTGTGAAGCTGTCGTCATCGGCGTTGCTCATCAGCACTGGAGTGAGCGACCTCTCCTCGTTGTTGTGCCTGAAGACTCTTATCCATCACTAACTCCTGATCTGCTATTGAGCTTCCTTGAAGGGAAGATCCCCAAGTGGTGGATACCGAATGCCTGTGAGTTTGTTGACACCCTGCCTCATACAGCCACCGGCAAAGTAAGCAAGAAAATGCTGCGCGAAAACTTTAACCGCTACCAGTGGGCCTGA
- a CDS encoding TRAP transporter small permease subunit produces the protein MNPLRIIETSNLIVGKLFSFFVFIGMAIVVYEVIARYVFNAPSVWAPGYTQRVFAAYFILIGAYTLIKGGHVRVDVLLNTRSPRWNAFADMLNYVALAIWTTALTYEAWFYFLDAWEFNELDASALRHPMWPVNLALFIGTALILIQGLAGLMSSAIQFVNPKQQSKG, from the coding sequence ATGAATCCTCTAAGAATCATTGAAACGTCCAACCTGATCGTCGGAAAGCTATTCAGTTTTTTCGTGTTCATAGGAATGGCTATCGTAGTTTACGAAGTCATCGCGAGATACGTCTTCAACGCTCCGTCGGTATGGGCTCCTGGTTACACGCAACGTGTCTTTGCGGCCTACTTCATCCTGATCGGAGCCTACACCCTGATCAAAGGCGGGCACGTGCGGGTCGATGTACTACTTAATACCAGGTCTCCCCGGTGGAATGCCTTTGCGGACATGCTCAATTATGTGGCCTTGGCCATCTGGACGACGGCCCTGACCTACGAGGCCTGGTTTTATTTCCTGGATGCCTGGGAGTTCAACGAATTGGATGCCAGTGCTTTGCGCCACCCTATGTGGCCGGTGAATCTGGCACTCTTTATAGGGACAGCTCTCATTCTGATCCAGGGTCTGGCCGGCCTGATGTCATCCGCAATCCAGTTCGTCAATCCAAAACAACAAAGCAAAGGGTAA
- a CDS encoding TRAP transporter large permease subunit, translated as MFGLLLAFIIAGVSLAFALGAVATIFILIMNGTSGLFPILSATFASMWSISLAAIPLFVMMGISLGKSKIATDLYQAFYLWSGKVNGGLLVGTTGFASLLSAMTGSCAASTLTTGMVGMPAMEKHGYDKKLVLGTIGAAGTLGILIPPSITLIVIGMSTGLSIGKLFMGGLIAGLGMLVVILGYVIITANLRPEKAPASSESVPMSEKIRSLRSIVLPMAIISVVLLSIFLGMATPTEASAVGAAAVLAAIAMRGELNWSFIKDVSYSTATMSGMVLWIIFGASAFVSVYSAANGINFVQSFLLSLEISPWLLILVMQGAGFILGMFLDPIGIILLVMPIFMPVVVELGFDPIWFAVIFQLNLCVGYISPPFGYNIFYLKTLSPHTPILDLYKSVLPYVVLMILFGIFLLAFPSILTEGVSLLTNN; from the coding sequence ATGTTTGGTCTTCTGCTAGCCTTTATTATAGCTGGAGTGTCGCTCGCTTTCGCTCTGGGTGCAGTCGCTACTATTTTTATATTGATCATGAACGGCACAAGCGGCTTGTTCCCCATTCTGTCTGCCACTTTTGCCAGTATGTGGTCGATCTCACTTGCCGCCATCCCTTTGTTCGTCATGATGGGGATATCACTCGGGAAGTCGAAAATAGCGACCGACCTATACCAAGCATTTTACCTTTGGTCCGGAAAAGTTAACGGTGGGCTACTCGTGGGCACCACCGGTTTCGCCTCGCTTCTTTCTGCCATGACCGGCAGCTGTGCGGCCTCCACGTTGACAACAGGCATGGTGGGTATGCCTGCAATGGAGAAGCACGGCTACGATAAAAAACTCGTGCTTGGCACGATCGGGGCAGCGGGCACTCTCGGCATTCTAATCCCGCCCTCCATCACATTGATTGTTATCGGCATGAGTACCGGGCTTTCCATCGGCAAGCTGTTCATGGGTGGCTTGATTGCAGGACTGGGAATGCTGGTTGTCATTCTTGGTTATGTCATCATCACAGCAAATCTGCGGCCTGAAAAAGCACCCGCCTCCTCTGAAAGCGTCCCTATGAGTGAGAAAATTCGCTCGCTCCGTTCCATTGTTCTTCCAATGGCCATTATTTCGGTGGTGCTGCTGTCGATATTCCTTGGCATGGCAACGCCAACCGAAGCGTCAGCCGTGGGTGCCGCCGCAGTTTTAGCCGCAATTGCCATGCGAGGTGAGCTTAACTGGAGCTTTATCAAGGATGTCAGTTATTCGACCGCCACTATGAGCGGTATGGTTCTTTGGATTATTTTCGGGGCCAGTGCGTTTGTCTCCGTTTATTCGGCTGCCAACGGTATCAACTTTGTGCAGTCATTTTTGCTGTCTCTCGAGATCTCTCCCTGGCTTCTCATTTTGGTTATGCAGGGGGCAGGATTCATTCTCGGAATGTTTTTAGACCCCATCGGCATTATTCTGTTGGTGATGCCAATCTTTATGCCTGTTGTTGTCGAGCTTGGCTTCGACCCCATTTGGTTCGCCGTTATCTTTCAGCTGAACCTATGCGTGGGTTACATTTCGCCGCCCTTTGGCTACAACATCTTCTATCTCAAAACCCTCAGCCCGCACACCCCTATCCTAGACCTCTATAAAAGCGTACTGCCGTATGTCGTATTAATGATTCTTTTTGGAATTTTTCTCCTCGCGTTTCCTTCCATCCTTACGGAAGGCGTGAGCTTACTCACTAATAATTGA
- the dctP gene encoding TRAP transporter substrate-binding protein DctP: MKDTKTINRRKFLSTGTTAAATVAALGLSAPAVIASPKQKIKWKMQTHWPTGNWYYDPIFNGLARRIEEATNGEIEIETHQPNSIVSTGDVLRGVRRGTLDGALIYPAYWVGDIPAAGHLNGNFGTWDSIEEMQFFMHDMGALKIIREAYATRGIYQVGPISNGGTAIYSNKRLETPKDFEGFKVRSNGSSAQVFEKMGAAPVSISGGELYQALQTGVVDGAHWGGVSAGWGMNLQEVNKYIIQPNLASHQNSEVFVSLKSWNKLGSDFQKVIEDAVLATHLEAAGMFMMKDLQRMQEFKTEYNGEIVQMNGDAVTMLRANSLEVVDEISKRDPEYSGKIGALLREFMKLTGKV; this comes from the coding sequence ATGAAAGACACAAAGACAATAAACCGCCGCAAATTTTTGTCCACTGGCACCACTGCCGCTGCAACCGTTGCGGCTCTAGGCCTATCCGCGCCCGCAGTCATTGCATCGCCCAAACAGAAAATCAAATGGAAGATGCAGACACACTGGCCAACTGGAAACTGGTATTACGACCCTATCTTTAATGGATTGGCGCGTCGCATCGAAGAAGCGACTAACGGTGAAATCGAGATCGAAACCCATCAACCTAACTCTATAGTTTCTACCGGAGATGTTCTGCGTGGGGTCCGCCGTGGAACACTGGACGGGGCACTTATTTACCCCGCGTACTGGGTCGGGGATATCCCTGCCGCAGGTCACCTCAACGGTAATTTCGGGACCTGGGATTCCATTGAGGAAATGCAATTTTTCATGCACGACATGGGCGCGCTCAAAATCATCCGCGAAGCCTACGCCACTCGCGGGATCTATCAGGTAGGCCCTATTTCAAATGGTGGCACGGCCATCTACAGCAACAAGCGGCTTGAGACACCAAAAGATTTCGAAGGCTTCAAAGTTCGCTCAAACGGAAGCTCTGCACAAGTCTTTGAAAAAATGGGGGCAGCACCGGTATCTATAAGCGGCGGCGAGCTTTATCAGGCCCTTCAGACCGGCGTAGTCGACGGTGCGCACTGGGGTGGCGTCTCTGCCGGGTGGGGGATGAACCTGCAGGAGGTAAACAAATATATTATCCAACCGAACCTCGCATCACACCAGAACAGTGAGGTATTTGTTTCCCTGAAATCGTGGAACAAGCTCGGATCGGATTTCCAGAAAGTCATCGAAGATGCTGTTCTGGCAACACACCTCGAAGCTGCCGGGATGTTCATGATGAAAGATCTGCAACGAATGCAGGAGTTCAAGACTGAATATAACGGAGAGATTGTTCAAATGAACGGCGATGCGGTGACAATGCTCCGCGCCAATTCACTTGAAGTGGTTGATGAAATATCCAAACGCGATCCAGAATATTCGGGAAAAATCGGTGCTCTTTTGCGGGAATTCATGAAACTTACTGGCAAGGTATAA
- a CDS encoding Bax inhibitor-1/YccA family protein, translating into MDNRQYNVQSQGGIQVARGSATGAISPEATKVLRNTYTLLAMTLLFSAVMAGVSMSIGLSQGASLICSLGALALVWLVLPRTANSGAGIGVVFAFTGLLGLSLGPILMHYLQFANGSQIVMQALGGTAVVFLGLSGYVLTTKKDFSFMRGMLVAGMMVVIVGMLGAFVASMFGVQVTAFSLAMSAAIVFLMSGFILYDTSRIVNGGETNYIMATTGLYLNIYNLFVSLLHLIGAFTGDD; encoded by the coding sequence ATGGATAACAGGCAATACAACGTTCAAAGCCAGGGTGGCATCCAAGTCGCTCGCGGCAGCGCTACCGGCGCCATCAGCCCAGAAGCCACCAAGGTTCTACGTAACACTTACACCCTGCTGGCAATGACACTTCTGTTCAGTGCCGTCATGGCCGGTGTTTCCATGAGCATCGGCTTGAGCCAAGGCGCAAGCCTCATTTGCAGCTTAGGCGCACTGGCTCTGGTATGGCTTGTTCTACCAAGAACCGCCAACAGCGGAGCTGGCATCGGTGTTGTCTTCGCCTTCACGGGACTGCTCGGCCTATCACTGGGCCCCATCCTGATGCACTACCTGCAGTTTGCTAACGGCAGTCAGATTGTTATGCAAGCGCTGGGTGGCACCGCGGTTGTGTTCCTGGGGCTGTCAGGCTACGTGCTAACCACCAAGAAAGACTTCAGCTTCATGCGTGGCATGTTAGTGGCAGGCATGATGGTGGTTATCGTTGGTATGCTGGGCGCCTTCGTCGCCAGCATGTTCGGCGTTCAAGTTACTGCTTTCAGCTTGGCGATGAGCGCAGCTATCGTATTCCTGATGTCTGGCTTCATCCTTTACGATACCAGCCGTATCGTGAATGGCGGTGAAACCAACTACATCATGGCAACAACCGGGCTGTACCTGAACATTTACAACCTGTTCGTCAGCTTGTTGCACCTGATTGGCGCGTTCACCGGCGACGACTGA
- the tusD gene encoding sulfurtransferase complex subunit TusD codes for MLNSLAYTLVITGAPWTSQAPQTALMFATAALSAGHRIDRVFLYGDGVHLASSLSTPPSDETHWPQQWSLFLKQHGIPATACIASALRRGLVNETEQARYELPAENLRAPFEIAGLGEWVEGNQAADRTLYFHGGG; via the coding sequence ATGCTGAACTCGCTTGCTTACACGTTGGTTATTACAGGTGCCCCATGGACCTCACAAGCCCCTCAAACCGCCCTGATGTTCGCGACAGCCGCTCTATCGGCCGGACATAGAATCGACCGTGTATTCTTATACGGAGATGGTGTCCATCTCGCGTCCAGCCTGAGCACCCCGCCTTCGGATGAAACCCACTGGCCACAACAGTGGTCCCTCTTTCTCAAACAACATGGCATTCCCGCTACCGCCTGCATTGCCTCCGCCTTGCGCCGAGGGCTCGTAAACGAAACGGAGCAAGCCCGCTACGAACTGCCTGCAGAGAACCTTCGCGCGCCGTTCGAGATCGCTGGCCTGGGAGAGTGGGTAGAAGGCAACCAAGCCGCGGATCGAACCCTTTATTTTCATGGGGGGGGCTAA
- a CDS encoding DsrE family protein: MTTLIVIDQAPYGSWSGREALDMAFSLAAFDHPAAMLFTGPGVNWLRKGQQPDGVGQKSAEKNLSAAPLFGIEALIADEHACQQYGLSESAMLPGIELASNIQNVLSSHTHVVFAG, encoded by the coding sequence ATGACCACACTCATTGTGATCGACCAAGCACCCTATGGCTCTTGGTCTGGGCGGGAAGCCTTGGACATGGCCTTCTCACTGGCGGCTTTTGATCACCCTGCAGCAATGCTGTTCACAGGCCCGGGTGTTAACTGGCTCCGTAAAGGACAACAGCCCGACGGCGTCGGTCAGAAATCTGCTGAAAAGAACTTATCCGCCGCTCCGCTGTTTGGTATCGAGGCACTGATCGCAGATGAACACGCTTGCCAGCAATATGGCCTGAGTGAATCGGCAATGCTGCCCGGGATAGAACTCGCCAGCAACATTCAAAACGTATTGAGCAGCCACACACATGTGGTCTTCGCAGGCTAA
- the tusB gene encoding sulfurtransferase complex subunit TusB: MKSNSTLHILNKAPEHPRHKTCTQALTPSDTLVLIENGVLSVAGNHLDAPCKLYVLKADTDARGLEAASEDITTINYDELVQLTTKHAKIISW, encoded by the coding sequence ATGAAGAGCAACTCAACGCTTCACATCCTGAACAAAGCGCCGGAGCATCCCCGCCATAAAACGTGCACTCAAGCACTGACGCCCTCGGACACTTTAGTATTGATCGAGAATGGCGTACTCAGCGTTGCGGGTAACCATCTGGACGCTCCGTGCAAACTTTACGTCCTAAAAGCCGACACGGATGCTAGAGGGCTCGAGGCGGCCAGTGAAGACATCACCACGATCAATTACGACGAGCTGGTTCAGCTTACGACAAAACACGCGAAAATCATCAGCTGGTAA
- a CDS encoding TusE/DsrC/DsvC family sulfur relay protein, translating into MSVSNLPERNNEGFLENATDWTSDAAAVIAAEDDISLNDNHWEIIEFLRDFYKKHEMSPPSNRLFVKAVKDALGEEKGNSIYLMQLFPGTPAKTACKIAGLPRPTNCL; encoded by the coding sequence ATGAGCGTATCGAATCTCCCCGAACGAAATAACGAAGGTTTTCTGGAAAACGCGACCGACTGGACTTCAGATGCGGCCGCTGTGATTGCAGCCGAAGACGATATTTCGCTGAACGACAATCACTGGGAAATCATAGAGTTTTTGAGAGACTTCTATAAAAAGCATGAGATGTCGCCACCCTCAAACCGGCTGTTTGTAAAAGCCGTCAAGGATGCACTGGGCGAAGAAAAAGGTAACAGTATTTATCTGATGCAACTATTCCCCGGCACTCCGGCAAAAACCGCCTGCAAAATAGCGGGCCTGCCCCGCCCTACAAATTGCCTATGA
- a CDS encoding DUF445 family protein → MGLRLSEYSLLLVPLVAAVVGWTTNWLAIQMSFYPVQFVGIGFLGWQGVIPRKAEKMAHICIDQTLQQFGDLNSVYRKLEPHKIVEHVVNLVSPRLDEYIDSMMYDVHPVLWDNLPLFVRSRIYRWAREQLPSRIEELVDDIGDDLDSLVDLKALLSRQLQANPDLMNRIFKEAGAVELKSVVNRGAWIGGVLGAALLPLWIRYPEPWALPLGGFLVGFVTNWLAINLIFAPLRPRRFLFWKIQGLFLRRQNEISDVWARLVAEELITVELVADAMVNGDQGNRTRAILQKHLRPMLDESLVLKMAAQVSVGMTGYADLKRVMNDKAVIATKDVFADPAFKKERAPAVAAVLSEQMKALKPEDFQDILRPAFREEELQLMVVGGIFGAAAGLVQIVGATYLPLFL, encoded by the coding sequence ATGGGATTGCGCTTGTCTGAATACTCACTTCTATTAGTGCCTTTGGTGGCCGCGGTTGTTGGTTGGACCACCAATTGGCTTGCAATACAAATGTCATTTTATCCCGTTCAGTTTGTCGGGATCGGTTTTCTCGGTTGGCAGGGTGTTATACCTCGTAAAGCAGAGAAGATGGCTCATATTTGTATTGATCAAACGCTTCAGCAATTTGGTGATCTAAACTCGGTTTATCGAAAGCTCGAGCCTCATAAAATTGTCGAGCATGTGGTCAATCTAGTGTCTCCAAGACTGGATGAGTACATCGATTCCATGATGTATGACGTGCATCCCGTTCTATGGGATAACCTGCCTCTTTTCGTTCGTTCCAGAATATATCGTTGGGCTCGCGAGCAGTTACCTTCACGAATCGAAGAGCTGGTTGATGACATTGGCGATGACCTTGATAGCTTGGTTGATCTAAAGGCCCTATTAAGTCGGCAGTTACAAGCCAACCCTGATCTGATGAATCGAATATTTAAGGAAGCTGGCGCAGTTGAACTGAAGTCGGTGGTGAATCGAGGTGCATGGATTGGAGGTGTGCTTGGGGCAGCCTTGCTGCCGCTCTGGATTCGTTATCCGGAGCCCTGGGCGTTGCCTTTGGGAGGCTTTTTAGTCGGTTTCGTCACGAACTGGCTGGCCATTAATCTCATTTTCGCACCCTTGCGACCTCGCCGGTTTCTGTTCTGGAAGATTCAGGGTTTGTTTTTGCGCCGCCAAAACGAAATCAGTGATGTGTGGGCCCGCTTGGTGGCTGAGGAGCTGATTACGGTAGAACTGGTAGCAGACGCGATGGTGAACGGTGATCAGGGCAATCGAACTCGGGCTATTTTGCAGAAGCACCTCAGGCCGATGTTGGACGAATCGCTGGTGTTGAAAATGGCGGCTCAGGTTAGTGTCGGAATGACTGGCTATGCCGATTTAAAGCGTGTCATGAACGATAAAGCCGTTATCGCAACAAAAGATGTGTTTGCTGACCCGGCGTTTAAAAAAGAGCGCGCCCCTGCTGTGGCCGCGGTGCTCTCGGAACAGATGAAAGCGCTGAAGCCTGAAGATTTTCAGGACATTTTGCGCCCGGCTTTTCGAGAAGAGGAGCTTCAGTTGATGGTTGTCGGCGGCATTTTCGGCGCAGCAGCGGGACTGGTTCAGATAGTTGGGGCCACCTATTTGCCGCTTTTTTTATAG
- the nfuA gene encoding Fe-S biogenesis protein NfuA encodes MAVVTVTDSARDYLASLIEKQDVEGMGVRIFVTQPGTRNAETCLAYCPPNEVVPTDEAQDLEKFMLYLDHNSVPFLEDAFVDYSKDQMGGQLTIKAPNAKVPQVSDDAPLPERVQYVLASEINPNLAAHGGDVSLVEIFDESVAVLRFGGGCQGCSAVSLTLKQGVEKTLKERVPEITAVRDVTDHTQTENAYYQ; translated from the coding sequence ATGGCCGTGGTAACTGTGACTGATTCCGCACGAGATTATCTCGCAAGCTTGATAGAGAAGCAGGATGTTGAAGGCATGGGGGTTCGAATTTTCGTAACCCAGCCGGGTACACGAAATGCGGAAACGTGTCTGGCTTATTGTCCGCCGAACGAAGTGGTGCCGACGGATGAAGCGCAAGATCTGGAAAAGTTCATGTTGTATCTGGATCATAACTCCGTGCCGTTTCTGGAAGACGCGTTCGTGGATTATTCCAAAGATCAGATGGGTGGCCAGCTGACCATCAAAGCACCGAACGCGAAAGTTCCGCAGGTATCTGATGATGCACCGCTTCCCGAGCGTGTTCAGTATGTGCTCGCCTCTGAAATCAATCCAAACCTGGCTGCCCATGGTGGTGATGTGTCTTTGGTAGAGATTTTTGACGAATCTGTGGCAGTGTTGCGTTTTGGTGGTGGTTGCCAAGGGTGCTCTGCTGTAAGTCTCACGCTGAAACAGGGTGTCGAGAAAACGCTGAAAGAGCGAGTGCCAGAAATCACTGCAGTACGGGACGTAACGGACCATACGCAAACTGAAAACGCGTATTACCAGTAA